A genomic segment from Modestobacter roseus encodes:
- the dusB gene encoding tRNA dihydrouridine synthase DusB, producing MTSGTLERTTGLPPLRLGPLTVDPAVVLAPMAGITNPAFRTLCREFGAGLYVCEMITTRALVERSEKTLQMVQAAPGEADAFSVQLYGVAPATVARAVEMLVDEHVAGTRPAHIDLNFGCPVPKVTRKGGGSALPWRRTLLRNIVRSAVTAAKDVPVTIKTRIGIDADHVTYLDAGRIAQDEGAAGITLHGRTADQLYSGTADWAPIARLVETLDIPVLGNGDLWEADDALRMVAETGCAGVVVGRGCLGRPWLFGDLAAAFAGSSQRALPTLREVAAVMHRHATLLAADQGELWGCTDFRKHVAWYLKGFSVGSDVRRALAMVSGLDELAELLARIPDQPYPQAVLGAPRGRTTPPRPVALPEGWLADRDDPTPPSGAELTVSGG from the coding sequence GTGACCAGCGGGACGCTCGAGCGGACGACGGGGCTGCCGCCGCTGCGGCTGGGCCCGCTGACCGTCGACCCCGCGGTGGTGCTCGCGCCGATGGCCGGCATCACCAACCCGGCCTTCCGCACCCTGTGCCGTGAGTTCGGTGCGGGGCTGTACGTGTGCGAGATGATCACCACCCGCGCCCTGGTCGAGCGCAGCGAGAAGACGCTGCAGATGGTGCAGGCCGCCCCCGGTGAGGCCGACGCGTTCAGCGTGCAGCTGTACGGCGTCGCCCCGGCCACGGTCGCCCGCGCGGTGGAGATGCTGGTCGACGAGCACGTCGCCGGCACCCGCCCGGCGCACATCGACCTGAACTTCGGCTGCCCGGTGCCCAAGGTGACCCGCAAGGGCGGCGGCTCGGCCCTGCCCTGGCGGCGCACCCTGCTGCGGAACATCGTCCGCTCGGCGGTCACAGCGGCCAAGGACGTCCCGGTCACGATCAAGACCCGGATCGGGATCGACGCCGACCACGTCACCTACCTCGACGCCGGCCGGATCGCCCAGGACGAGGGCGCCGCCGGGATCACGCTGCACGGGCGCACCGCCGACCAGCTCTACAGCGGCACCGCCGACTGGGCGCCGATCGCCCGGCTGGTGGAGACCCTCGACATCCCGGTGCTCGGCAACGGCGACCTGTGGGAGGCCGACGACGCGCTGCGCATGGTCGCCGAGACCGGGTGCGCCGGCGTCGTCGTCGGGCGCGGCTGCCTGGGCCGGCCCTGGCTGTTCGGTGACCTGGCCGCGGCGTTCGCCGGCTCGTCGCAGCGCGCCCTGCCGACGCTGCGCGAGGTGGCCGCGGTCATGCACCGGCACGCCACCCTGCTCGCGGCGGACCAGGGCGAGCTGTGGGGCTGCACCGACTTCCGCAAGCACGTCGCCTGGTACCTCAAGGGCTTCAGCGTGGGCTCCGACGTCCGCCGCGCGCTGGCCATGGTCTCCGGGCTCGACGAGCTGGCCGAGCTGCTCGCCCGCATCCCCGACCAGCCCTATCCGCAGGCGGTGCTGGGCGCTCCGCGCGGGCGCACCACCCCGCCCCGGCCGGTCGCGCTGCCGGAGGGCTGGCTGGCCGACCGGGACGACCCGACCCCGCCGTCGGGCGCCGAGCTGACGGTGAGCGGCGGATGA
- the ppdK gene encoding pyruvate, phosphate dikinase yields the protein MERRAGRGLPPAGADPRRLRHRGQRDGDGLRQPGEDSGTGVAFTRDPATGAPGVYGDYLADAQGEDVVAGIRNTVPLTDLATLDARSFAGLREVMRLLEEHYRDLCDIEFTIERGRLWILQNRVGKRTPGAAFVIAAQLVDEGVIDLDEALRRVTGDQLAHLMFPAFGDAGGAVELTRGMNASPGAAVGRAVFSSAAAVEWAGRGEDVVLVRRETTPDDLAGMIAARGVLTSRGGRTSHAAVVARGMGRTCVCGAEELDVDLEARQVTAPGGVVVREGDVLSVDGTTGRVWLGAVPVETSAVVRYFEGELAPEDGDDVVQAVHRLIGHADARARLGVEANADTPADAARARRFGARGIGLCRTEHMFLGERRPLVEQLVLAEDDAGREAALAALAPLQRQDFTELFAAMDGLPVTIRLLDPPLHEFLPDLTELSVEVAVAEEQHHHDARGLRLLAAVRRMHEQNPMLGLRGVRLGLVVPGLYRMQVRAVAEAAAERIAAGGDPRPQVMVPLVATVTELELVRAEAERVVAEVAAERGVELRVPIGTMIEVPRAALTAGEIAGAAEFFSFGTNDLTQLTWGFSRDDVEAAFFPAYLQRGVFAVSPFESLDRTGVGALVELAAARGRAARPGLRTGVCGEHGGDPESIHFFARAGLDDVSCSPFRVPVARLEAGRAAVLAAG from the coding sequence CTGGAACGCCGAGCGGGCCGTGGTCTACCGCCGGCAGGAGCGGATCCCCGCCGACTCCGGCACCGCGGTCAACGTGATGGCGATGGTCTACGGCAACCTGGGGAGGACTCGGGCACCGGCGTCGCGTTCACCCGTGACCCGGCCACCGGCGCCCCCGGCGTCTACGGCGACTACCTGGCCGACGCCCAGGGGGAGGACGTCGTCGCGGGCATCCGCAACACGGTGCCGCTGACCGACCTCGCGACCCTGGACGCCCGGTCGTTCGCCGGCCTGCGCGAGGTGATGCGGCTGCTCGAGGAGCACTACCGGGACCTCTGCGACATCGAGTTCACCATCGAGCGCGGGCGGCTGTGGATCCTGCAGAACCGGGTCGGCAAGCGCACACCCGGCGCGGCCTTCGTGATCGCCGCGCAGCTGGTCGACGAGGGCGTCATCGACCTCGACGAGGCGCTGCGCCGGGTCACCGGTGACCAGCTGGCGCACCTGATGTTCCCGGCGTTCGGCGACGCGGGTGGCGCCGTGGAGCTCACCCGGGGGATGAACGCCAGCCCCGGCGCGGCCGTGGGCCGGGCGGTCTTCAGCTCCGCGGCCGCCGTGGAGTGGGCCGGGCGGGGGGAGGACGTCGTGCTGGTCCGGCGGGAGACCACGCCCGACGACCTGGCCGGCATGATCGCCGCGCGCGGGGTGCTGACCAGCCGCGGCGGGCGCACCAGTCACGCCGCCGTCGTCGCCCGCGGGATGGGGCGCACCTGCGTCTGCGGCGCCGAGGAGCTCGACGTCGACCTCGAGGCCCGCCAGGTCACGGCCCCCGGCGGGGTCGTCGTCCGGGAGGGCGACGTGCTGTCGGTGGACGGGACGACGGGGCGGGTCTGGCTGGGGGCGGTGCCGGTGGAGACCTCGGCCGTCGTCCGGTACTTCGAGGGCGAGCTCGCCCCCGAGGACGGCGACGACGTCGTCCAGGCCGTGCACCGGCTGATCGGGCACGCCGACGCCCGGGCCCGGCTGGGCGTCGAGGCCAACGCCGACACCCCGGCGGACGCCGCGCGGGCGCGGCGGTTCGGTGCCCGGGGGATCGGGCTGTGCCGCACCGAGCACATGTTCCTGGGCGAGCGGCGGCCGCTGGTGGAGCAGCTGGTCCTCGCCGAGGACGACGCCGGGCGGGAGGCCGCGCTGGCCGCCCTGGCGCCGCTGCAGCGCCAGGACTTCACCGAGCTGTTCGCGGCGATGGACGGGCTGCCGGTCACCATCCGGCTGCTCGACCCGCCGCTGCACGAGTTCCTGCCCGACCTCACCGAGCTGTCGGTGGAGGTGGCGGTCGCCGAGGAGCAGCACCACCACGACGCCCGCGGTCTGCGGCTGCTCGCCGCGGTGCGGCGGATGCACGAGCAGAACCCGATGCTCGGCCTGCGCGGGGTACGGCTGGGGCTGGTCGTGCCGGGGCTGTACCGCATGCAGGTGCGGGCGGTCGCGGAGGCGGCGGCCGAACGGATCGCCGCCGGCGGCGACCCACGGCCACAGGTGATGGTCCCGCTGGTGGCCACGGTGACCGAGCTGGAGCTGGTCCGCGCGGAGGCGGAACGGGTGGTCGCCGAGGTGGCTGCCGAGCGGGGGGTGGAGCTGCGCGTCCCGATCGGCACGATGATCGAGGTGCCGCGCGCGGCGCTCACCGCCGGTGAGATCGCCGGGGCGGCGGAGTTCTTCTCCTTCGGCACCAACGACCTCACCCAGCTCACCTGGGGCTTCAGCCGGGACGACGTCGAGGCCGCGTTCTTCCCGGCGTACCTGCAGCGCGGGGTCTTCGCCGTCTCGCCGTTCGAGTCGCTGGACCGGACCGGCGTCGGTGCGCTGGTGGAGCTCGCCGCCGCGCGCGGCCGGGCCGCCCGGCCGGGGCTGCGCACCGGCGTCTGCGGGGAGCACGGCGGTGACCCGGAGTCCATCCACTTCTTCGCCCGGGCCGGACTGGACGACGTCTCCTGCTCGCCGTTCCGGGTGCCGGTGGCGCGGCTGGAGGCGGGCCGGGCGGCGGTGCTGGCGGCCGGCTGA
- a CDS encoding YdcF family protein, with translation MAFAGRLAVRVIGAAVAAVTLLVGSTALAIWWTARQDARPASDAIVVLGSAQYNGVPSSIFEARLEHARELYEDGVAPVIVTVGGRAEGDEFSEAEAGRDYLADTGVPRDALLAVPEGVDTLESVRAVAAEFADRGWESAVLVSDPWHAMRAERMASDAGLEATSSPTRQGPAVQTRTTQFRYILRETAAYLLYRATGESVAGAPGIG, from the coding sequence GTGGCGTTCGCGGGCCGGCTGGCCGTCCGGGTGATCGGGGCCGCGGTGGCTGCGGTGACCCTGCTCGTCGGCTCGACGGCGCTGGCGATCTGGTGGACGGCGCGGCAGGACGCGCGGCCGGCCTCCGATGCGATCGTGGTGCTGGGCTCGGCGCAGTACAACGGCGTCCCGTCGTCCATCTTCGAGGCGCGGCTGGAGCACGCCCGTGAGCTCTACGAGGACGGCGTGGCTCCGGTGATCGTGACCGTGGGCGGCCGCGCGGAGGGCGACGAGTTCTCCGAGGCCGAGGCCGGGCGCGACTACCTGGCCGACACCGGTGTCCCGCGCGACGCGCTGCTGGCCGTGCCGGAGGGCGTCGACACCCTGGAGAGCGTCCGCGCGGTCGCGGCGGAGTTCGCCGACCGTGGCTGGGAGAGCGCCGTCCTGGTCAGCGACCCGTGGCACGCCATGCGGGCCGAGCGGATGGCCTCCGACGCCGGCCTCGAGGCGACCAGCTCGCCCACCCGCCAGGGGCCCGCCGTGCAGACCCGCACCACGCAGTTCCGCTACATCCTCCGGGAGACCGCCGCGTACCTGCTCTACCGCGCGACCGGTGAGAGCGTCGCCGGCGCCCCGGGCATCGGCTGA
- the dnaG gene encoding DNA primase has protein sequence MAGRGRIRAADIALVRERAKIDDIVGEHLQLKRAGGGSLKGLCPFHDEKSPSFHVTPSRNLFHCFGCGAGGDVIRFIQDIDHLSFTEAVELLAGRANVELHYEDDGGRPTGGPDRAAAGQRARLVSANAEAARFYAEQLMTPDAAPARQFLAERGFDRQVALDFGCGYAPGGWDVLTRHLRGLGYSQAELVTAGLAKESSRGTLIDRFHRRLIWPIRDLTNDVIGFGARKLMDDDPGPKYLNTPETPLYKKSSVLYGVERAKRDIARNHQAVVVEGYTDVMACHVAGVTTAVASCGTAFGAEHINVLRRLLMDQDEFRGEVVYTFDGDAAGQAAAMKSFKEDQRFVAQTFVAVEQEGRDPCELRQAHGDAAVRDLIARRTPLIEFVLRTMLAEYDLDTVEGRVAALDKTAPLLAQIKDHALRPAYARRLAGLLGLPDESEVVARVRRLADGGASPERGRVRTPRKSPDDVAVEVEREAVKAALQCPEIAGPEFDAVRAEDFTHPDYAAVAAAVAAAGGAAGATVSGADWVEQVEQHCDRETATAMLTALAVEPMRSVGENDVTYVNALMARLQEIITIRQVAALKGKLQRMNPVEAADEYMKAFKQLMDLEQLAISLRKRAAGGLTP, from the coding sequence ATGGCCGGCCGGGGGCGCATCCGCGCCGCGGACATCGCGCTGGTCCGCGAGCGGGCCAAGATCGACGACATCGTCGGTGAGCACCTGCAGCTCAAGCGCGCCGGCGGCGGCAGCCTCAAGGGGCTGTGCCCGTTCCACGACGAGAAGTCGCCGTCCTTCCACGTGACCCCGTCGCGGAACCTCTTCCACTGTTTTGGTTGCGGGGCCGGTGGCGACGTCATCCGGTTCATCCAGGACATCGACCACCTGTCCTTCACCGAGGCCGTCGAGCTGCTGGCCGGCCGGGCCAACGTCGAGCTGCACTACGAGGACGACGGCGGGCGGCCCACCGGCGGCCCCGACCGGGCCGCGGCCGGGCAGCGGGCCCGGCTGGTGTCGGCCAACGCCGAGGCCGCGCGGTTCTACGCCGAGCAGCTGATGACCCCCGACGCCGCGCCGGCCCGGCAGTTCCTCGCCGAGCGCGGCTTCGACCGGCAGGTCGCCCTCGACTTCGGCTGCGGCTACGCCCCCGGCGGCTGGGACGTGCTCACCCGGCACCTGCGCGGTCTGGGCTACTCGCAGGCCGAGCTGGTCACCGCGGGCCTGGCCAAGGAGTCCTCCCGCGGCACGCTGATCGACCGGTTCCACCGCCGGCTGATCTGGCCGATCCGCGACCTCACCAACGACGTCATCGGCTTCGGTGCGCGCAAGCTGATGGACGACGACCCGGGCCCGAAGTACCTGAACACCCCCGAGACGCCGCTGTACAAGAAGAGCTCGGTGCTCTACGGCGTCGAGCGGGCCAAGCGGGACATCGCCCGCAACCACCAGGCCGTCGTCGTCGAGGGCTACACCGACGTGATGGCCTGCCATGTCGCCGGCGTCACCACCGCCGTCGCCTCCTGCGGCACCGCGTTCGGCGCCGAGCACATCAACGTGCTGCGCCGGCTGCTGATGGACCAGGACGAGTTCCGCGGGGAGGTCGTCTACACCTTCGACGGCGACGCGGCCGGCCAGGCGGCGGCGATGAAGTCGTTCAAGGAGGACCAGCGCTTCGTGGCGCAGACCTTCGTCGCGGTCGAGCAGGAGGGCCGCGACCCGTGCGAGCTGCGCCAGGCGCACGGCGACGCCGCGGTGCGTGACCTCATCGCCCGGCGCACCCCGCTGATCGAGTTCGTGCTGCGCACGATGCTGGCCGAGTACGACCTGGACACCGTGGAGGGCCGGGTCGCGGCGCTGGACAAGACCGCACCGCTGCTGGCCCAGATCAAGGACCACGCGCTGCGGCCGGCCTACGCCCGCCGGCTCGCCGGGCTGCTCGGCCTGCCCGACGAGAGCGAGGTGGTCGCGCGGGTGCGCCGGCTGGCCGACGGCGGTGCCTCCCCCGAGCGCGGCCGGGTGCGCACCCCGCGCAAGAGCCCGGACGACGTCGCGGTCGAGGTGGAGCGCGAGGCGGTCAAGGCAGCCCTGCAGTGCCCGGAGATCGCCGGGCCGGAGTTCGACGCCGTGCGCGCCGAGGACTTCACCCACCCCGACTACGCCGCGGTGGCCGCCGCGGTCGCCGCCGCCGGAGGAGCGGCCGGGGCCACGGTCAGCGGCGCCGACTGGGTGGAGCAGGTGGAGCAGCACTGCGACCGGGAGACGGCGACGGCGATGCTGACCGCGCTGGCGGTGGAGCCGATGCGGTCGGTGGGGGAGAACGACGTCACCTACGTCAACGCCCTGATGGCGCGGCTGCAGGAGATCATCACCATCCGGCAGGTGGCTGCGCTGAAGGGCAAGCTGCAGCGGATGAACCCGGTCGAGGCCGCCGACGAGTACATGAAGGCGTTCAAGCAGCTGATGGACCTCGAGCAGCTGGCGATCTCGCTGCGCAAGCGGGCGGCCGGCGGCCTGACGCCGTGA
- a CDS encoding GAF and ANTAR domain-containing protein, with protein MTADVPSSAPRVADVLASVVSRDDRATWPMALVEECRRALGADGAGLAVADPDGSIAVLAATPGLGQAGEDLQFTLGEGPCQVASASGRLVLSPDLGADPRWSQYSREAGAHGIRAAFSAPLQVGAVRLGVLDVYRRVPGSLTMAALTSLQVYAEAAVAVLLLMSDAGEAAGVPADVMEFADIRPVVHQAAGMVAVQLDVSLQVALVRLRGEAFAAGRSLRAVAGDVVARRLAFDHTDRGSSWRAGGESGDGAGECPNGHIDRVDDGDDPRRGSPDEHA; from the coding sequence ATGACCGCGGACGTGCCGTCTTCGGCGCCGCGGGTGGCGGACGTGCTCGCCTCGGTGGTGAGCCGGGACGACCGTGCGACCTGGCCGATGGCCCTGGTCGAGGAGTGCCGCCGTGCCCTCGGTGCCGACGGTGCGGGCCTGGCGGTCGCGGACCCGGACGGTTCGATCGCCGTGCTCGCGGCCACCCCGGGCCTGGGGCAGGCGGGGGAGGACCTGCAGTTCACCCTGGGCGAGGGGCCGTGCCAGGTGGCGTCCGCCTCGGGTCGGCTGGTCCTGAGCCCCGACCTCGGCGCCGATCCCCGCTGGTCGCAGTACTCTCGCGAGGCCGGGGCGCACGGGATCCGCGCGGCGTTCAGCGCCCCGCTGCAGGTCGGCGCCGTCCGGCTGGGTGTGCTGGACGTCTACCGCCGCGTCCCGGGTTCGTTGACGATGGCCGCGTTGACCTCGCTGCAGGTGTACGCCGAGGCCGCGGTCGCGGTGCTGCTCCTGATGTCGGATGCCGGGGAGGCAGCAGGTGTGCCGGCCGACGTCATGGAGTTCGCCGACATCCGGCCGGTGGTGCACCAGGCGGCCGGCATGGTCGCCGTCCAGCTGGACGTGAGCCTGCAGGTGGCGCTGGTGCGGCTGCGGGGCGAGGCCTTCGCCGCGGGACGGTCGCTCCGTGCGGTCGCCGGTGACGTCGTCGCCCGGCGGCTCGCGTTCGACCACACTGACCGCGGGTCGTCGTGGCGTGCAGGTGGGGAGTCCGGCGACGGTGCCGGTGAGTGTCCGAACGGTCACATCGACCGGGTCGACGACGGCGATGACCCGAGGAGAGGGAGTCCAGATGAGCACGCGTGA
- a CDS encoding GAF and ANTAR domain-containing protein, which produces MSTREDLIADTFVELADSLAAGFEVTDFLDRLVTRAVELLDADAAGIMLADSRGQLQVLAAGSHDVRLLELFELQGDSGPCLDSFRSGLPVTPPDRAAMQSSWPLFAAEAEAGGYSSVQAVPMRLRHEVIGAMNVFRRAEGALIGSQLKLARALADVASVALISERTISARELMADQLQGALNSRVLLEQAKGMLAERTGVGVDQAFTEMRDHARRSGRSLRDVAADVVRDRGVPPRG; this is translated from the coding sequence ATGAGCACGCGTGAGGACTTGATCGCCGACACGTTCGTCGAGTTGGCCGACTCGTTGGCGGCCGGCTTCGAGGTGACCGACTTCCTGGACCGGCTGGTCACCCGGGCGGTGGAGCTGCTGGACGCCGACGCCGCCGGGATCATGCTGGCCGACTCCCGTGGGCAGCTGCAGGTGCTGGCGGCCGGCTCGCACGACGTGCGGCTGCTGGAGCTCTTCGAGCTGCAGGGCGACTCCGGTCCCTGTCTGGACAGCTTCCGCAGCGGTCTCCCGGTGACCCCGCCGGACCGGGCGGCCATGCAGTCGTCCTGGCCGCTCTTCGCGGCCGAGGCGGAGGCGGGCGGCTACTCGTCCGTCCAGGCCGTCCCGATGCGCCTGCGGCACGAGGTGATCGGCGCGATGAACGTCTTCCGCCGGGCCGAGGGCGCCCTGATCGGCAGCCAGCTCAAGCTCGCGCGGGCCCTGGCCGACGTGGCCTCGGTCGCGCTGATCTCCGAGCGCACCATCTCCGCCCGGGAGCTGATGGCCGACCAGCTGCAGGGTGCGCTGAACAGCCGCGTGCTGCTGGAGCAGGCGAAGGGGATGCTGGCCGAACGCACGGGCGTGGGCGTGGACCAGGCGTTCACCGAGATGCGGGACCACGCCCGGCGCAGTGGGCGGTCCCTGCGGGACGTGGCGGCCGACGTGGTCCGGGACCGAGGGGTGCCACCGCGGGGGTGA